From Rubrivirga sp. SAORIC476, a single genomic window includes:
- a CDS encoding response regulator has product MTPGFRILLIDDDEVDRARVLRALRPEHEVCQAATAAKGKACIETGFDGHAPDVVLLDLRLPDADGLALLPWFTDLGLPVVMLTGVSDMEVAVETMRAGALDYIAKGNLTAESLERALQRAVETAALRRAVADHQAEIARQRDQMVEQADALAVSNREIRALASALTLAEQAERRRISALLHDHVQQLLFGAQILLEGVQKTPEAAPFRDRILRAYDIVGEGIEATRQLALGFTPPVLDADDFSLALRWLATHVHKTYALTVEVEARDPVVIGDREVRVLLTELVRELLFNVVKHARVDRATVHLRRDRQEVVVVVSDAGAGFDPASLAADEQFGLYSVRRRLELLGGRFEIASSVGQGTRATLWIAAAETSPLAET; this is encoded by the coding sequence ATGACTCCGGGCTTCCGCATTCTCCTCATCGACGACGACGAGGTGGACCGGGCACGGGTCCTCCGCGCGCTCCGGCCCGAGCACGAGGTCTGCCAGGCCGCCACGGCCGCCAAGGGCAAGGCGTGCATTGAGACCGGCTTCGACGGCCACGCCCCCGACGTGGTCCTGCTCGACCTCCGGCTGCCCGACGCGGACGGCCTCGCGCTGCTGCCCTGGTTCACCGACCTCGGCCTCCCGGTGGTCATGCTGACGGGCGTCAGTGACATGGAGGTCGCCGTCGAGACGATGCGGGCGGGCGCGCTCGACTACATCGCCAAGGGGAATCTCACAGCCGAGTCGCTCGAGCGGGCCCTCCAGCGCGCCGTCGAGACGGCCGCCCTCCGGCGCGCCGTGGCCGACCACCAGGCCGAGATCGCGCGGCAGCGCGACCAGATGGTCGAGCAGGCCGACGCCCTGGCCGTGTCGAACCGCGAGATCCGCGCGCTCGCCTCGGCCCTCACGCTCGCCGAGCAGGCCGAGCGCCGACGCATCTCGGCGCTCCTCCACGACCACGTCCAGCAGTTGCTCTTCGGCGCGCAAATCCTGCTGGAAGGCGTCCAGAAGACGCCCGAGGCGGCGCCCTTCCGCGACCGCATCCTTCGCGCCTACGACATCGTCGGCGAGGGCATCGAGGCGACGCGCCAGCTCGCGCTCGGCTTCACGCCGCCCGTCCTCGACGCCGACGACTTTTCGCTCGCGCTCCGGTGGCTCGCCACCCACGTCCACAAGACGTACGCGCTCACGGTAGAGGTCGAGGCCCGCGACCCCGTCGTGATCGGGGACCGGGAGGTGCGGGTCCTGCTGACCGAACTCGTCCGCGAGCTGCTGTTCAACGTCGTCAAGCACGCCCGCGTGGACCGCGCTACTGTACACCTTCGCCGGGACCGCCAGGAGGTCGTGGTGGTGGTGTCCGACGCGGGCGCCGGCTTCGATCCTGCCAGCCTCGCGGCCGACGAGCAGTTCGGGCTCTACAGTGTCCGGCGGCGGCTCGAACTCCTGGGTGGGCGGTTCGAGATCGCCTCGTCCGTGGGCCAGGGCACCCGGGCGACCCTGTGGATCGCGGCCGCCGAGACGTCTCCCCTCGCGGAGACGTAG
- a CDS encoding response regulator, with protein MEVNSVTLLLVEDDAIDAEAIQRAFRQHRIANPFVVVRDGVEALAALRGESEVEVPHPYVVLLDVNMPRMNGIEFLDAIRADPALSRTIVFVLTTSDREEDKVAAYEHNVAGYILKSRAGEDFLEVVKLLRVYWRLVEFPPSQGAAA; from the coding sequence TTGGAAGTAAACAGCGTCACCCTCCTCCTGGTCGAGGACGATGCCATCGACGCGGAGGCCATCCAGCGCGCCTTCCGGCAGCATCGCATCGCCAACCCGTTCGTCGTCGTGCGCGACGGGGTCGAGGCGCTCGCGGCGCTGCGTGGGGAGAGCGAGGTCGAGGTACCGCATCCGTACGTCGTCCTGCTCGACGTCAACATGCCGCGCATGAACGGGATCGAGTTCCTCGATGCCATCCGTGCCGACCCCGCGCTGTCACGCACGATCGTGTTCGTGCTCACGACGAGCGACCGCGAGGAGGACAAGGTGGCGGCCTATGAACACAACGTGGCCGGCTACATCCTGAAGAGCCGGGCGGGCGAGGACTTCCTGGAGGTGGTCAAGCTGCTGCGCGTCTACTGGCGCCTCGTCGAGTTTCCGCCGAGCCAGGGCGCCGCCGCATGA
- a CDS encoding PAS domain-containing protein: MPDGSLLPPPSDAAETDGRLDQVAALVDFGTLVIDGDTATADARGAELFGLPVGLPVPRTDVLARFHPADRAEIERRSAASLPPDGDGSFAMESRVIQPDGSVRWLDVHERVVSDGTESGHRPRRTVLVAIDRTEVRAASAAAALASADLQTALDAASMGRWDVDLADGTVFGDAQFQAIHGDPPVARRRSFEEATLLLHEADRERVLAAYRRAVDSGGAFREEYRVTHPSEPVCWVRVTGRAIDAGRIAGVVQDITEAKQAEEALRQSEIDFRRLADATPQLVWTARPDGTVEYYNQRRDLYGGIEPAEDGTWAWAPVVHPADLGRTTEAWETAVVEGMPYECEHRVQMRDGSYRWHLSRAVPARDERDRVSRWYGTATDIHALKEADERLRQSEARYRTLFDSIDVGFSILDLIYDADGRPVDYRFVETNPAFVAQTGLVGAEGRRAYELIPDLEPHWVETYARVAETGEPLRFENGSDALGRWFDVYAVRVGGEGSMRVALLFTDITEQRAAEQALRALNDELEDRVEARTAELERSNAELDQFAYVASHDLKAPLRAIDSLAAWIEEDAKDVLPEPSVRHLSLLRGRVGRMERLLDSLLTYSRVGRKEAAPEAIDTAALVREAVALVAPPTGVEVQVAGTFPTLVSARAPLALVIRNLVSNAVKHHDRPDGRVTVSARMDGDWAEFTVADDGPGIAPEYRDRVFGLFQTLRPRDEVEGSGMGLSIVKKAVQSRGGRVWIEPGEGRGAMFRFTWPTQVDT, translated from the coding sequence GTGCCCGACGGTTCCTTACTCCCCCCTCCCTCGGACGCCGCCGAGACCGATGGCCGCCTCGATCAGGTCGCGGCGCTGGTCGACTTCGGGACGCTGGTCATCGACGGCGACACCGCGACCGCGGACGCGCGCGGCGCCGAGCTGTTCGGCCTGCCTGTTGGGCTCCCCGTCCCTCGCACCGATGTCCTCGCACGGTTCCACCCGGCCGACCGTGCCGAGATCGAGCGCCGGTCCGCGGCGTCTCTCCCCCCGGACGGAGACGGGAGCTTCGCCATGGAGTCCCGCGTGATCCAGCCCGACGGCTCGGTCCGCTGGCTGGACGTGCACGAGCGGGTCGTGTCTGACGGGACCGAGAGCGGCCATCGTCCCCGGCGCACCGTGCTCGTCGCCATCGATCGGACCGAGGTCCGCGCGGCGAGCGCCGCGGCGGCGCTGGCCTCCGCGGATCTCCAGACAGCGCTCGACGCGGCCAGCATGGGACGATGGGACGTGGACCTCGCCGACGGCACCGTCTTCGGCGACGCCCAGTTCCAGGCCATCCACGGCGACCCGCCTGTGGCCCGCCGACGCTCGTTCGAGGAGGCGACCCTGCTTCTCCACGAGGCCGACCGGGAGCGCGTGCTCGCGGCCTACCGGCGGGCGGTCGACTCGGGCGGCGCCTTCCGTGAGGAATACCGGGTCACCCACCCGTCGGAGCCTGTCTGCTGGGTGCGCGTCACGGGGCGCGCCATCGACGCGGGCCGCATCGCGGGGGTCGTCCAGGACATCACCGAGGCGAAGCAGGCCGAGGAGGCGCTCCGGCAGAGCGAGATCGACTTCCGCCGGCTCGCCGACGCCACGCCCCAGCTCGTCTGGACCGCCCGCCCGGACGGCACCGTCGAGTACTACAACCAGCGGCGGGACCTCTACGGAGGCATCGAACCCGCCGAGGACGGCACGTGGGCATGGGCCCCGGTGGTCCACCCGGCCGACCTCGGGCGGACGACCGAGGCGTGGGAGACCGCAGTCGTCGAGGGCATGCCGTACGAGTGCGAGCACCGCGTTCAGATGCGCGACGGCAGCTACCGCTGGCACCTCAGCCGCGCCGTGCCCGCCCGCGACGAGCGCGACCGCGTCAGCCGCTGGTACGGGACAGCCACCGACATCCACGCGCTCAAGGAAGCCGACGAGCGGCTCCGGCAGAGCGAGGCCCGCTACCGAACCCTGTTCGACTCCATCGACGTCGGGTTCAGCATCCTCGACCTGATCTACGACGCCGACGGCCGGCCGGTGGACTACCGCTTCGTGGAGACCAACCCCGCGTTCGTGGCACAGACCGGGCTCGTCGGCGCCGAGGGCCGGAGGGCCTACGAGCTGATCCCCGACCTCGAGCCCCACTGGGTCGAGACCTATGCCCGCGTCGCCGAGACGGGCGAGCCGCTCCGGTTCGAGAACGGCTCGGATGCCCTGGGCCGCTGGTTCGACGTCTATGCCGTTCGTGTCGGAGGCGAGGGCAGCATGCGGGTCGCACTCCTGTTCACCGACATCACCGAGCAGCGGGCGGCCGAGCAGGCACTCCGGGCACTCAACGACGAGTTGGAGGACCGCGTCGAAGCGCGGACGGCCGAACTCGAACGGTCGAACGCCGAGCTCGACCAGTTCGCCTACGTGGCCAGCCACGACCTCAAGGCTCCGCTCCGCGCCATCGACAGCCTCGCGGCCTGGATCGAGGAAGACGCCAAAGACGTCCTGCCCGAGCCCTCGGTCCGGCACCTGTCGCTCCTCCGCGGCCGGGTCGGGCGGATGGAGCGGCTCCTCGACAGCCTCCTGACGTACTCTCGCGTGGGGCGCAAGGAGGCTGCGCCCGAGGCCATCGACACCGCGGCCCTCGTCCGCGAGGCGGTCGCGCTCGTGGCCCCGCCCACGGGCGTCGAGGTCCAGGTGGCGGGCACGTTCCCGACGCTCGTGAGCGCGCGGGCGCCGCTGGCGCTCGTCATTCGCAACCTCGTCTCGAATGCTGTCAAGCACCACGACCGACCGGACGGGCGCGTGACGGTGTCGGCCCGGATGGACGGCGACTGGGCGGAGTTCACGGTCGCCGACGATGGGCCAGGCATCGCGCCCGAGTACCGGGACCGCGTGTTCGGCCTGTTCCAGACCCTCCGCCCGCGAGACGAGGTGGAAGGCAGCGGCATGGGGCTCTCGATCGTCAAGAAAGCGGTCCAGAGCCGGGGCGGGCGGGTGTGGATCGAGCCTGGCGAGGGGCGGGGGGCTATGTTCCGGTTCACATGGCCCACACAGGTAGACACCTAA
- a CDS encoding DUF1440 domain-containing protein: MSSSNPSAHLQPSIWKGALAGLIGGLVGTVVKSQAEPILQNLGERWFPPTHAQKERPGADVQGHPDRMPPSYMAQGATDLVGVTLSRDEKLEAQNAIHWTFGTSAGVAYGVLAEVTDAEVGFGIPAAAALFAATHGTTLPAAGLQASPRDMPTAWWVWEFGSHLVYGLTVDLVRRGVRTALG, encoded by the coding sequence ATGTCGAGTTCGAATCCCTCCGCCCATCTGCAGCCGTCGATCTGGAAAGGCGCCCTCGCCGGGCTCATCGGCGGGCTCGTCGGCACGGTCGTCAAGAGCCAGGCCGAGCCCATCCTCCAGAACCTCGGCGAGCGCTGGTTCCCCCCGACGCACGCCCAGAAGGAGCGCCCCGGAGCCGACGTGCAGGGCCACCCCGACCGGATGCCTCCGTCGTACATGGCCCAGGGCGCGACCGACCTCGTCGGCGTGACGCTGAGCCGCGACGAGAAGCTGGAAGCGCAGAACGCCATCCACTGGACCTTCGGGACGAGCGCGGGCGTGGCCTACGGCGTGCTCGCCGAGGTGACCGACGCGGAGGTCGGGTTCGGCATCCCCGCCGCCGCGGCGCTGTTCGCCGCCACCCACGGCACGACGCTCCCGGCCGCCGGCCTCCAGGCCTCCCCCCGCGACATGCCGACCGCGTGGTGGGTCTGGGAGTTCGGCTCGCACCTCGTCTACGGCCTCACCGTCGACCTCGTCCGCCGGGGCGTGCGGACCGCCCTCGGCTGA
- a CDS encoding D-2-hydroxyacid dehydrogenase, translating into MPTLLVCLPDDQLPDLDRVRALAPEFEVVRTRSKEDVRPHLGEVTVALGYFPPALVAEAPALEWIQSWSAGLDWLVAHEAFDSSAHPDLMVTSASGVHAVPIGEHVFAMLLAVARDLPRAFRDQRDRRWGTSDDYGGVFEWLNKRLVMIGAGSIGERVIRLADAFGMTAVAVRHSGRETPGALRTVTPDAMTDELAEADAVVAALPATAATYRMLDASVFGAMKRGAVFVNVGRGETVDQYDLIEALRSGQVGAAGLDVVEDEPLPASSPLWTMDNVIVTPHVAGDTPRYADRALALFADNLNRWRAGSDLRNRVDLDAGY; encoded by the coding sequence ATGCCCACCCTCCTCGTCTGCCTCCCCGACGACCAACTCCCCGATCTCGACCGCGTCCGCGCCCTGGCGCCCGAGTTCGAGGTCGTCCGCACCCGCTCCAAGGAGGACGTCCGCCCCCACCTCGGCGAGGTCACGGTCGCCCTCGGCTACTTCCCGCCCGCGCTCGTGGCCGAGGCACCGGCCCTGGAGTGGATCCAGTCGTGGAGTGCCGGGCTCGACTGGCTCGTCGCGCACGAGGCGTTCGACTCGTCGGCGCACCCGGACCTGATGGTGACGAGCGCGTCGGGCGTCCACGCCGTTCCCATCGGCGAGCACGTGTTCGCGATGCTGCTGGCCGTCGCGCGCGACCTACCCCGCGCGTTCCGTGACCAGCGCGACCGCCGGTGGGGCACGTCGGACGACTACGGGGGCGTGTTCGAGTGGCTGAACAAGCGCCTCGTGATGATCGGCGCCGGCTCCATCGGCGAGCGCGTGATCCGGCTGGCCGACGCCTTCGGCATGACGGCGGTGGCCGTGCGCCACAGCGGGCGCGAGACGCCCGGCGCCCTCCGCACGGTCACGCCCGACGCCATGACCGATGAACTGGCCGAGGCGGACGCCGTCGTGGCTGCGCTCCCCGCCACCGCCGCGACGTACCGCATGCTCGACGCGAGCGTGTTCGGTGCCATGAAGCGCGGGGCCGTGTTCGTCAACGTCGGCCGGGGGGAGACGGTCGACCAGTACGACCTGATCGAGGCGCTGCGCTCGGGGCAGGTCGGCGCGGCCGGGCTCGACGTGGTCGAGGACGAGCCGCTGCCCGCCTCGTCGCCGCTGTGGACGATGGACAACGTGATCGTGACGCCCCACGTCGCGGGCGACACGCCGCGCTACGCCGACCGCGCGCTGGCCCTGTTCGCCGACAACCTCAATCGGTGGCGAGCGGGCAGCGACCTCCGCAACCGCGTGGACCTCGACGCCGGGTACTGA